The proteins below are encoded in one region of Cololabis saira isolate AMF1-May2022 chromosome 13, fColSai1.1, whole genome shotgun sequence:
- the alpi.1 gene encoding alkaline phosphatase, intestinal, tandem duplicate 1 isoform X1, giving the protein MLTAHFWASNLQVILLGPILMAIGLATMESPEVLHELEKEPAYWDAQARATLDAALRLRPLEHRAKNIILFLGDGMGISTVSAARILRGQLEGGSGEEHMLAMDTFPYVALSKTYSVDKQVADSASTATAYHCGVKANAKTVGLSAKAVAYECNTTFGNEVFSVLRRAKTQGKSVGIVTTTRVQHASPAAAYAHSVSRSWYSDASLPSSARHQGCVDIATQLVTNFDIDVILGGGRMYMTPKGTPDPEYPTSNSRKGDRKDKKNLIDVWLKAKPKKKSHYVWNRTQFDEINVKTTDRLMGLFEPKDMRFEVFRNETRDPSIVEMTEKAIQILRKNPKGFFLFVEGGRIDHGHHDGIARLALTETMMFDRAIQRATRLTREYDTLTVVTADHSHVFTFGGNTPRGNPIFGLAPKKADDKMPFTSILYANGPGYVHVNGTRANITTIDYYDEEYMQQAAVPLDAETHGGEDVAIYAKGPMAHLFHGVKEQNYVAHVMAFAACLEPYTNCPPHPHSHSSTACLTRHLGLLFGMLVLLWLLR; this is encoded by the exons ATGCTGACAGCACACTTCTGGGCTTCCAATCTTCAGGTTATCCTTCTTGGCCCAATCCTGATGGCCATAGGCCTGGCCACTATGGAGAGCCCAG AAGTGCTGCATGAACTTGAGAAGGAGCCAGCCTACTGGGATGCACAAGCAAGGGCAACACTGGATGCTGCACTGAGACTCCGTCCTCTAGAGCACCGGGCGAAGAACATCATCCTGTTTCTTGGTGATG GAATGGGTATTTCCACAGTGTCGGCAGCTCGAATCCTGAGAGGTCAGCTGGAGGGTGGATCTGGGGAAGAACATATGCTGGCCATGGACACCTTCCCATATGTTGCTCTGTCTAAG ACCTACAGCGTGGATAAGCAGGTAGCAGACAGCGCTAGCACGGCAACAGCCTACCACTGCGGAGTGAAGGCCAATGCCAAGACAGTAGGACTTAGTGCTAAAGCAGTAGCCTACGAATGTAATACCACCTTTGGCAATGAGGTGTTCTCAGTGCTGCGGCGTGCTAAAACACAAG GGAAATCCGTTGGTATAGTGACCACCACCCGTGTCCAGCACGCCTCCCCAGCTGCTGCTTATGCCCACTCTGTCAGTCGGAGCTGGTACAGTGATGCATCTCTTCCTTCCAGCGCCCGCCATCAGGGTTGTGTCGATATTGCCACCCAACTGGTTACCAATTTTGACATTGAC GTGATCCTGGGAGGAGGCAGGATGTACATGACACCAAAAGGCACTCCAGATCCTGAGTATCCTACCTCCAACTCCCGCAAGGGAGACCGCAAAGACAAGAAAAACCTCATTGATGTGTGGCTGAAAGCAAAACCA AAAAAGAAATCGCACTATGTTTGGAACAGGACGCAGTTTGATGAAATTAATGTGAAAACTACTGACCGTCTTATGG GTCTTTTTGAGCCCAAGGACATgagatttgaggttttcaggAATGAGACCCGTGACCCATCCATCGTGGAGATGACAGAAAAGGCCATTCAAATCCTCAGAAAGAATCCAAAAGGATTTTTCCTGTTTGTAGAAG GAGGGAGAATTGATCACGGCCACCATGATGGCATTGCCAGACTGGCCTTGACAGAAACCATGATGTTTGACAGGGCCATTCAGCGAGCTACACGACTCACCAGAGAATATGACACACTGACGGTGGTAACTGCCGACCACTCTCACGTTTTCACCTTCGGTGGTAACACGCCTCGAGGAAATCCCATCTTTG GTCTGGCTCCAAAGAAAGCCGATGACAAAATGCCTTTTACCAGTATCCTTTACGCCAACGGCCCTGGTTATGTACATGTAAATGGAACCAGAGCAAACATCACCACGATAGATTACT ATGACGAGGAGTACATGCAGCAAGCTGCTGTCCCCTTGGATGCTGAGACGCATGGAGGAGAGGATGTGGCCATCTATGCCAAAGGCCCGATGGCTCATCTGTTTCATGGGGTTAAAGAGCAAAACTACGTGGCACACGTCATGGCCTTTGCAGCCTGTTTGGAGCCGTACACGAACTGCCCCCCTCACCCTCACAGCCATTCATCAACCGCGTGTCTAACCAGACATCTGGGCCTCCTTTTTGGCATGCTTGTCCTCCTGTGGTTGCTCAGATGA
- the alpi.1 gene encoding alkaline phosphatase, intestinal, tandem duplicate 1 isoform X2 yields MLTAHFWASNLQVILLGPILMAIGLATMESPVLHELEKEPAYWDAQARATLDAALRLRPLEHRAKNIILFLGDGMGISTVSAARILRGQLEGGSGEEHMLAMDTFPYVALSKTYSVDKQVADSASTATAYHCGVKANAKTVGLSAKAVAYECNTTFGNEVFSVLRRAKTQGKSVGIVTTTRVQHASPAAAYAHSVSRSWYSDASLPSSARHQGCVDIATQLVTNFDIDVILGGGRMYMTPKGTPDPEYPTSNSRKGDRKDKKNLIDVWLKAKPKKKSHYVWNRTQFDEINVKTTDRLMGLFEPKDMRFEVFRNETRDPSIVEMTEKAIQILRKNPKGFFLFVEGGRIDHGHHDGIARLALTETMMFDRAIQRATRLTREYDTLTVVTADHSHVFTFGGNTPRGNPIFGLAPKKADDKMPFTSILYANGPGYVHVNGTRANITTIDYYDEEYMQQAAVPLDAETHGGEDVAIYAKGPMAHLFHGVKEQNYVAHVMAFAACLEPYTNCPPHPHSHSSTACLTRHLGLLFGMLVLLWLLR; encoded by the exons ATGCTGACAGCACACTTCTGGGCTTCCAATCTTCAGGTTATCCTTCTTGGCCCAATCCTGATGGCCATAGGCCTGGCCACTATGGAGAGCCCAG TGCTGCATGAACTTGAGAAGGAGCCAGCCTACTGGGATGCACAAGCAAGGGCAACACTGGATGCTGCACTGAGACTCCGTCCTCTAGAGCACCGGGCGAAGAACATCATCCTGTTTCTTGGTGATG GAATGGGTATTTCCACAGTGTCGGCAGCTCGAATCCTGAGAGGTCAGCTGGAGGGTGGATCTGGGGAAGAACATATGCTGGCCATGGACACCTTCCCATATGTTGCTCTGTCTAAG ACCTACAGCGTGGATAAGCAGGTAGCAGACAGCGCTAGCACGGCAACAGCCTACCACTGCGGAGTGAAGGCCAATGCCAAGACAGTAGGACTTAGTGCTAAAGCAGTAGCCTACGAATGTAATACCACCTTTGGCAATGAGGTGTTCTCAGTGCTGCGGCGTGCTAAAACACAAG GGAAATCCGTTGGTATAGTGACCACCACCCGTGTCCAGCACGCCTCCCCAGCTGCTGCTTATGCCCACTCTGTCAGTCGGAGCTGGTACAGTGATGCATCTCTTCCTTCCAGCGCCCGCCATCAGGGTTGTGTCGATATTGCCACCCAACTGGTTACCAATTTTGACATTGAC GTGATCCTGGGAGGAGGCAGGATGTACATGACACCAAAAGGCACTCCAGATCCTGAGTATCCTACCTCCAACTCCCGCAAGGGAGACCGCAAAGACAAGAAAAACCTCATTGATGTGTGGCTGAAAGCAAAACCA AAAAAGAAATCGCACTATGTTTGGAACAGGACGCAGTTTGATGAAATTAATGTGAAAACTACTGACCGTCTTATGG GTCTTTTTGAGCCCAAGGACATgagatttgaggttttcaggAATGAGACCCGTGACCCATCCATCGTGGAGATGACAGAAAAGGCCATTCAAATCCTCAGAAAGAATCCAAAAGGATTTTTCCTGTTTGTAGAAG GAGGGAGAATTGATCACGGCCACCATGATGGCATTGCCAGACTGGCCTTGACAGAAACCATGATGTTTGACAGGGCCATTCAGCGAGCTACACGACTCACCAGAGAATATGACACACTGACGGTGGTAACTGCCGACCACTCTCACGTTTTCACCTTCGGTGGTAACACGCCTCGAGGAAATCCCATCTTTG GTCTGGCTCCAAAGAAAGCCGATGACAAAATGCCTTTTACCAGTATCCTTTACGCCAACGGCCCTGGTTATGTACATGTAAATGGAACCAGAGCAAACATCACCACGATAGATTACT ATGACGAGGAGTACATGCAGCAAGCTGCTGTCCCCTTGGATGCTGAGACGCATGGAGGAGAGGATGTGGCCATCTATGCCAAAGGCCCGATGGCTCATCTGTTTCATGGGGTTAAAGAGCAAAACTACGTGGCACACGTCATGGCCTTTGCAGCCTGTTTGGAGCCGTACACGAACTGCCCCCCTCACCCTCACAGCCATTCATCAACCGCGTGTCTAACCAGACATCTGGGCCTCCTTTTTGGCATGCTTGTCCTCCTGTGGTTGCTCAGATGA
- the alpi.1 gene encoding alkaline phosphatase, intestinal, tandem duplicate 1 isoform X3, translated as MGISTVSAARILRGQLEGGSGEEHMLAMDTFPYVALSKTYSVDKQVADSASTATAYHCGVKANAKTVGLSAKAVAYECNTTFGNEVFSVLRRAKTQGKSVGIVTTTRVQHASPAAAYAHSVSRSWYSDASLPSSARHQGCVDIATQLVTNFDIDVILGGGRMYMTPKGTPDPEYPTSNSRKGDRKDKKNLIDVWLKAKPKKKSHYVWNRTQFDEINVKTTDRLMGLFEPKDMRFEVFRNETRDPSIVEMTEKAIQILRKNPKGFFLFVEGGRIDHGHHDGIARLALTETMMFDRAIQRATRLTREYDTLTVVTADHSHVFTFGGNTPRGNPIFGLAPKKADDKMPFTSILYANGPGYVHVNGTRANITTIDYYDEEYMQQAAVPLDAETHGGEDVAIYAKGPMAHLFHGVKEQNYVAHVMAFAACLEPYTNCPPHPHSHSSTACLTRHLGLLFGMLVLLWLLR; from the exons ATGGGTATTTCCACAGTGTCGGCAGCTCGAATCCTGAGAGGTCAGCTGGAGGGTGGATCTGGGGAAGAACATATGCTGGCCATGGACACCTTCCCATATGTTGCTCTGTCTAAG ACCTACAGCGTGGATAAGCAGGTAGCAGACAGCGCTAGCACGGCAACAGCCTACCACTGCGGAGTGAAGGCCAATGCCAAGACAGTAGGACTTAGTGCTAAAGCAGTAGCCTACGAATGTAATACCACCTTTGGCAATGAGGTGTTCTCAGTGCTGCGGCGTGCTAAAACACAAG GGAAATCCGTTGGTATAGTGACCACCACCCGTGTCCAGCACGCCTCCCCAGCTGCTGCTTATGCCCACTCTGTCAGTCGGAGCTGGTACAGTGATGCATCTCTTCCTTCCAGCGCCCGCCATCAGGGTTGTGTCGATATTGCCACCCAACTGGTTACCAATTTTGACATTGAC GTGATCCTGGGAGGAGGCAGGATGTACATGACACCAAAAGGCACTCCAGATCCTGAGTATCCTACCTCCAACTCCCGCAAGGGAGACCGCAAAGACAAGAAAAACCTCATTGATGTGTGGCTGAAAGCAAAACCA AAAAAGAAATCGCACTATGTTTGGAACAGGACGCAGTTTGATGAAATTAATGTGAAAACTACTGACCGTCTTATGG GTCTTTTTGAGCCCAAGGACATgagatttgaggttttcaggAATGAGACCCGTGACCCATCCATCGTGGAGATGACAGAAAAGGCCATTCAAATCCTCAGAAAGAATCCAAAAGGATTTTTCCTGTTTGTAGAAG GAGGGAGAATTGATCACGGCCACCATGATGGCATTGCCAGACTGGCCTTGACAGAAACCATGATGTTTGACAGGGCCATTCAGCGAGCTACACGACTCACCAGAGAATATGACACACTGACGGTGGTAACTGCCGACCACTCTCACGTTTTCACCTTCGGTGGTAACACGCCTCGAGGAAATCCCATCTTTG GTCTGGCTCCAAAGAAAGCCGATGACAAAATGCCTTTTACCAGTATCCTTTACGCCAACGGCCCTGGTTATGTACATGTAAATGGAACCAGAGCAAACATCACCACGATAGATTACT ATGACGAGGAGTACATGCAGCAAGCTGCTGTCCCCTTGGATGCTGAGACGCATGGAGGAGAGGATGTGGCCATCTATGCCAAAGGCCCGATGGCTCATCTGTTTCATGGGGTTAAAGAGCAAAACTACGTGGCACACGTCATGGCCTTTGCAGCCTGTTTGGAGCCGTACACGAACTGCCCCCCTCACCCTCACAGCCATTCATCAACCGCGTGTCTAACCAGACATCTGGGCCTCCTTTTTGGCATGCTTGTCCTCCTGTGGTTGCTCAGATGA